The Eleginops maclovinus isolate JMC-PN-2008 ecotype Puerto Natales chromosome 3, JC_Emac_rtc_rv5, whole genome shotgun sequence genome includes a region encoding these proteins:
- the apom gene encoding LOW QUALITY PROTEIN: apolipoprotein M (The sequence of the model RefSeq protein was modified relative to this genomic sequence to represent the inferred CDS: deleted 1 base in 1 codon), which translates to MLVTVLSYFLCSYGLLYHAFVPCSVPEQLRAHTVNHQQFLGKWFLKATVGRRETDILKFKDLDSMWISMEEPVNDTLLVTGKMRIGDDCITQTWTYHIFPDRDDVVLEGLPKRRTPLWSGKWANCSDCLIIQEVEPPLKETDTEDSLNRYLLHMRQSDNNPEVVKAFQNNLACHNKSTIFILPQEKEFCT; encoded by the exons ATGTTGGTTACAGTGTTatcatattttctgtgttcatATGGCTTGTTGTATCACGCCTTTGTTCCTTGCTCGGTTCCTGAACAGTTGCGTGCCCACACTGTCAACCATCAGCAG TTTCTGGGAAAATGGTTCCTTAAAGCAACAGTCGGTCGGAGAGAG ACTGACATCCTGAAGTTCAAAGATCTGGACAGCATGTGGATCTCCATGGAGGAGCCGGTCAATGACACACTGCTGGTGACTGGAAAGATGCGCAT aGGAGATGATTGCATTACACAGACCTGGACGTATCATATATTTCCTGACAGAGATGATGTTGTACTGGAAG GATTGCCGAAGCGGAGGACCCCCCTCTGGAGTGGcaagtgggcaaactgctccGACTGCCTAATTATCCAGGAAGTAGAACCACCTCTAAAGGAGACAGACACGGAGGACTCCCTCAACAGATACCTGCTCCATA TGCGGCAGAGTGATAACAATCCTGAGGTGGTGAAAGCGTTTCAAAATAACCTGGCTTGTCATAACAAGTCCACAATTTTCATACTACCTCAAGAAAAAG AGTTTTGCACCTAA
- the glrx3 gene encoding LOW QUALITY PROTEIN: glutaredoxin 3 (The sequence of the model RefSeq protein was modified relative to this genomic sequence to represent the inferred CDS: deleted 1 base in 1 codon) has product MANLVEATTNQQFEDFLAKAGKCLTVVHFQAAWAPQCGQMNEVMAVLAKEHTHTTFVKLEAETVPEMSEKYEIASVPTFLFFKGGEKVDRLDGAHAPELTKKVERLAVTGSAAADVESGPTDLNQRLKKLINAGPCMLFMKGSSQEPRCGFSRQIVGLLKEHNIQFSSFDILSDEEVRQALKTYSNWPTYPQLYANGELVGGLDIVKELAESGELENTCPKAVTLEHRLKTIINQSPVMLFMKGNKEAAKCGFSRQTLEIMNDTGVDFNTFDILQDEEVRQGLKTYSNWPTYPQLYVKGDLIGGLDILKELKESGELVSVLKGES; this is encoded by the exons ATGGCGAATCTCGTGGAAGCGACAACAAATCAGCAGTTTGAAGATTTCTTAGCCAAAGCTGGAAAATGCCTAACTGTGGTGCATTTCCAGGCGGCATGGGCTCCTCAGTGCGGCCAAATGAACGAAGTGATGGCCGTGCTGGCGAAGGAACATACGCACACCACGTTTGTGAAACTGGAAGCGGAGACGGTCCCGGAGATGTCGGAGAAGTACGAAATCGCTTCTGTGCccactttccttttcttcaagGGAGGGGAGAAAGTAGACCGCCTGGACGGGGCCCATGCTCCGGAGCTGACCAAGAAGGTAGAGCGCCTGGCAGTCACCGGTAGTGCTGCTGCAGATGTGGAAAGTGGCCCTACGGACCTGAACCAGCGGCTCAAGAAGCTGATTAACGCAGGC CCCTGCATGCTCTTCATGAAAGGATCCTCGCAGGAGCCCCGCTGCGGCTTCAGCCGGCAGATAGTTGGCCTGCTTAAGGAGCACAATATCCAGTTCAGCAGCTTTGACATCCTGTCCGATGAGGAGGTCCGACAGGCACTGAAAACCTACTCAAACTGGCCCACCTACCCTCAGCTGTATGCGAATGGAGAGTTGGTGGGAGGGCTGGATATAGTGAAGGAGCTGGCTGAGTCTGGAGAGCTCGAGAACACCTGTCCAAAGGCTGTCACCCTGGAGCACCGTCTGAAAACCATCATCAACCAGAGCCCAGTCATGCTGTTCATGAAGGGCAACAAGGAGGCTGCGAAATGCGGCTTCAGCAGGCAGACACTGGAGATTATGAACGACACCGGGGTAGATTTTAACACATTTgatattctgcaggatgaagagGTGCGTCAGGGGCTCAAGACCTATTCTAACTGGCCAACCTACCCCCAGCTCTACGTGAAAGGAGATCTGATCGGAGGTTTAGACATACTCAAGGAGCTGAAGGAGAGTGGAGAGCTGGTGTCAGTGCTGAAGGGGGAATCCTAG